One segment of Triticum aestivum cultivar Chinese Spring chromosome 2A, IWGSC CS RefSeq v2.1, whole genome shotgun sequence DNA contains the following:
- the LOC123187632 gene encoding UDP-N-acetylglucosamine--dolichyl-phosphate N-acetylglucosaminephosphotransferase, whose protein sequence is MDVRRRPGAAAADRPTKSRPAAAAAAAPAAAPGDLVLRAPNLRVVLAAMALFLAPFSYLAFVHYPLAADLRRSILICGAISLGGFFVVLRLIPVAARYLLRRGMFGKDINKKGLPMGEITVPESLGIVVGIVYLVIAILFQHFNFTADSIWLVEYNAALASVCFMILLGFIDDVLDIPWRVKLLLPTIAALPLLMAYAGGTSIIIPKPLASYVGVEVLELGWMYKLFMLLLAVFCTNSINIHAGLNGLEVGQTVVISAAVLIHNVMRIGSSKDLETQQAHAFSIYLVLPFLTTSLALLGFNWYPSSVFVGDTYTYFAGMTLAVVGILGHFSETLLLFFLPQVLNFLCSVPQLFHFVPCPRHRLPRFDTQTGLLTGTKDGNLVNIFLRLFGKCSEKSLCIRLLIFQAVSCLFCFWLRYMLTGWYK, encoded by the exons ATGGACGTCCGCCGCAGGCCCGGGGCGGCGGCAGCCGATAGGCCGACGAAGTCGCGGccggctgctgctgccgccgcggcgccggccgcggcgccgggcgacctggtgctccgcgCGCCGAACCTCCGCGTGGTCCTCGCGGCGATGGCTCTCTTCCTCGCGCCCTTCTCGTACCTCGCGTTCGTGCACTACCCCCTGGCCGCCGATCTGCGGCGATCCATCCTAATCTGCGGGGCCATTAGCCTCGGCGGCTTCTTCGTCGTGCTCCGCctcatccccgtcgccgcccgctACCTCCTCCGCCGCGGGATGTTCGGCAAGGACATCAACAAGAAGGGCTTGCCCATGGGAGAGATCACAGT GCCTGAGTCACTAGGCATTGTTGTTGGGATTGTGTACCTGGTCATTGCTATTCTATTTCAACATTTCAACTTCACAGCGGATTCCATT TGGCTTGTTGAATATAATGCAGCATTAGCATCAGTCTGCTTTATGATTCTTCTTGGATTTATTGACGATGTTCTTGATATTCCATGGAGAGT GAAACTGCTGCTGCCTACGATTGCAGCACTTCCTCTGCTTATGGCGTATGCTGGTGGTACTTCCATCATCATTCCAAAGCCTCTAGCATCCTATGTCGGAGTAGAAGTTCTGGAGTTAG GTTGGATGTACAAGCTCTTCATGCTTTTGTTAGCAGTGTTTTGTACAAATTCAATCAACATACATGCTGGCCTGAATGGTCTTGAAGTTGGGCAGACAGTTGTCATATCTGCTGCG GTTTTGATACATAATGTAATGCGCATAGGATCTTCTAAAGACCTTGAAACTCAGCAAGCTCATGCATTCTCTATTTATCTTGTCCTGCCTTTCCTGACCACTTCATTGGCTTTGCTGGGTTTTAACTG GTATCCTTCATCTGTTTTTGTTGGTGATACATACACCTATTTTGCTGGGATGACTTTAGCTGTGGTTGGTATTTTGGGACATTTCAG TGAGACATTATTGCTCTTCTTTTTACCCCAGGTTCTTAATTTCTTGTGCTCAGTACCACAG CTCTTCCACTTTGTTCCTTGCCCAAGACATAGGTTGCCAAG GTTTGATACCCAAACAGGACTGCTGACAGGTACCAAAGATGGTAACCTTGTTAACATATTCCTTAGGTTGTTTGGGAAGTGCTCAGAGAAGTCCCTTTGCATAAGGCTTCTTATATTTCAG GCTGTGTCATGCCTATTCTGCTTTTGGCTGAGATACATGCTTACTGGATGGTACAAATGA